A window from Cryptomeria japonica chromosome 1, Sugi_1.0, whole genome shotgun sequence encodes these proteins:
- the LOC131035338 gene encoding uncharacterized protein LOC131035338 has product MGKMNFVEMRTFWHIFRSFDRMWTFLVLALQVMITVAWNGCESLEDIYQKDIIPMANAHTANDAAAAQQSVKANRLSIPVEAAAMSRLCEYLKRIDNTESYKNRKD; this is encoded by the exons ATGGGAAAGATGAACTTTGTGGAGATGCGTACATTCTGGCACATTTTTCGAAGTTTTGATAGAATGTGGACATTCCTTGTTCTGGCATTACAG GTCATGATCACTGTTGCTTGGAATGGATGTGAGTCCCTAGAGGATATTTATCAAAAGGATATAATACCAATGGCAAATGCACATACTGCGAACGACGCAGCTGCCGCTCAGCAAAGCGTAAAAGCTAATCGGCTATCCATTCCGGTTGAAGCGGCAGCCATGAGTCGCCTGTGTGAATATTTGAAAAGAATAGACAACACAGAAAGTTACAAAAATCGGAAAGATTAA